A part of Pseudoalteromonas arctica A 37-1-2 genomic DNA contains:
- a CDS encoding recombinase family protein, giving the protein MRVSTVQQNIERQEKVLLDYAKDNNLTVSDRYYWEKESGAKLERPQLMALLDFAQIGDAIIVEQVDRLSRLNASDWELLKAKIKEKDLLILSPELPSITGMIDKDNRILSMIGSFLSDLVLELLVSTARKDLEDRKRRCDEGRKIAQAKGVKMGRPTNIELQNKIRELLLDGMSWSRIQKLLSCSRSTIQKVRKSIDDSELSEL; this is encoded by the coding sequence ATGAGAGTATCGACTGTTCAACAAAATATTGAACGACAAGAGAAAGTGCTACTAGATTATGCCAAAGACAATAACTTAACTGTCAGCGACCGCTACTATTGGGAAAAAGAATCGGGTGCGAAACTAGAAAGGCCTCAGTTAATGGCATTATTGGATTTTGCACAAATAGGTGATGCAATCATAGTCGAGCAGGTTGACAGATTATCAAGGCTTAATGCGAGCGATTGGGAATTGTTGAAAGCTAAGATTAAAGAAAAAGATTTATTAATACTATCGCCAGAGTTACCTAGTATTACAGGTATGATAGATAAAGATAATAGGATTCTATCAATGATTGGTTCCTTCTTATCAGATCTAGTATTAGAACTATTGGTTTCAACTGCTCGTAAGGATCTTGAAGATAGAAAACGTAGATGCGATGAAGGTCGTAAAATAGCACAAGCGAAAGGTGTTAAAATGGGTCGTCCTACGAATATAGAGCTACAAAATAAGATCCGAGAATTGTTGCTTGATGGGATGTCATGGTCACGTATTCAAAAGTTATTATCATGTAGTCGTTCAACAATACAGAAAGTAAGAAAGAGTATTGATGATAGTGAGTTGAGTGAGTTGTGA
- a CDS encoding phosphoribosyltransferase-like protein yields MTTNESLCLSISKIIKDYRNNEFGNYDQEHVQRWINQFEDHEQEIVLLETNRILRKNFITIEKFHEFADTVISYDGIYGKDQKDFWDHVSILQIQKQGNSQSELNEIFIDKLSKNFNVEGIINAGANNYLYIDDFIFTGNRIFTDIRDWLQSTRPNNCVVHIATIGWYVYGQHSLKTRLDKLVQDVSLNIKFVFSTYGTNIFENRLSRKDYSEIFWPTSDVESDSKIKDYVQEINVSPKYRVENGIKNRVFSRPRREEYEKIILKYGLKIMSFPKNNNSLIKPLGYHKFDLFGFGSTIFNFRNCPNNNPLVFWWGDPEAPSYHPFSKWYPLLQRDTYKG; encoded by the coding sequence ATGACAACTAATGAAAGTTTGTGCTTAAGTATATCCAAAATAATTAAAGATTATAGAAATAATGAATTTGGTAACTACGACCAAGAGCATGTCCAACGATGGATTAACCAGTTCGAAGACCATGAACAGGAAATTGTACTACTTGAAACCAATCGAATTTTAAGAAAAAACTTTATCACAATTGAGAAATTTCATGAGTTCGCTGATACTGTAATATCTTACGATGGCATATACGGAAAAGACCAGAAAGATTTTTGGGACCACGTTTCGATACTTCAAATTCAAAAACAAGGTAATAGTCAAAGTGAGCTAAACGAAATTTTCATTGATAAACTTTCGAAGAATTTTAATGTTGAAGGCATAATCAATGCTGGTGCAAATAATTACTTATACATTGACGACTTTATTTTCACTGGAAATAGAATTTTTACTGATATAAGAGACTGGCTACAATCAACACGTCCTAATAATTGCGTTGTTCATATTGCTACTATTGGCTGGTATGTATACGGTCAACATAGCTTAAAAACTAGGTTAGATAAACTAGTTCAAGATGTATCTTTAAACATCAAATTTGTATTTAGTACTTATGGCACCAATATATTCGAAAATAGGCTGTCTAGAAAAGATTACTCTGAAATATTTTGGCCGACATCTGATGTAGAAAGCGATTCTAAAATTAAAGACTATGTGCAAGAAATTAATGTATCTCCAAAATACAGAGTTGAAAACGGTATTAAAAATAGAGTTTTTTCTCGCCCTAGACGTGAAGAGTATGAAAAAATAATTTTAAAGTATGGCTTAAAAATAATGAGTTTTCCGAAAAATAATAACTCATTAATTAAACCCCTTGGATATCACAAATTTGACCTATTTGGTTTCGGATCAACAATATTTAACTTTAGAAACTGCCCTAACAATAACCCATTAGTATTTTGGTGGGGAGATCCTGAAGCCCCCTCTTATCACCCATTTAGTAAATGGTATCCATTACTACAAAGAGATACCTATAAGGGCTAA
- a CDS encoding response regulator transcription factor, which translates to MAINVLLVEDDELLVKRIQNHFADTEFTIEVDPTGADALNIVRQRVNLRGAISLAIIDIVLPKRDGLQLAKELNTLTDIGVIVLSSRDSQADRIAGLAQGADDYICKPVDLLELELRMRALYKRVAVNLEDDESEEFIEYADFKLHPDNRTLITAAGVESRLTEAEHKVLICLISNAGKATSREKISEEIGQPDWSPNDRTVDVLIGRLRKKLNDEKDQKRIVTVRGKGYMLSI; encoded by the coding sequence ATGGCTATTAATGTTTTATTGGTTGAAGATGATGAATTACTCGTTAAACGCATCCAAAATCACTTTGCAGATACCGAATTTACAATAGAGGTAGACCCAACTGGCGCTGATGCACTTAACATTGTAAGGCAGCGGGTAAACCTGCGCGGTGCTATATCATTAGCCATAATTGACATTGTTTTGCCAAAGCGTGATGGGCTTCAGCTGGCAAAAGAATTAAACACACTTACCGATATTGGCGTTATTGTATTATCGAGCCGCGACTCCCAAGCCGATCGTATTGCAGGCCTTGCACAAGGTGCTGATGACTATATTTGTAAGCCCGTCGATTTACTTGAGTTAGAACTTCGCATGCGCGCGCTCTATAAGCGTGTTGCCGTTAACCTAGAAGACGACGAAAGCGAAGAATTTATAGAGTATGCTGACTTTAAGCTTCACCCCGATAACCGCACACTAATTACTGCTGCAGGCGTTGAATCACGCTTAACTGAAGCCGAACATAAAGTGCTTATTTGCTTAATTAGTAATGCGGGTAAAGCCACATCCCGTGAAAAAATATCAGAAGAAATAGGCCAGCCCGATTGGAGTCCAAACGATCGTACTGTTGATGTGCTGATTGGTCGTTTACGTAAAAAATTAAATGACGAAAAAGATCAAAAACGCATTGTTACCGTACGCGGTAAAGGGTATATGCTTTCTATTTAA
- a CDS encoding thermonuclease family protein: protein MKLTIFTLIFLFSPILSAKTYGELIVSEIVSIYDGDTFRVNLDGDMPRIFGENISIRVANVDTPEIRTKCVKEKILARKAKQFSVQKLREAKVIVLKNVQRGKYFRIVADVYVDGVLLSKQLLDNNLAVQYAGKKKKHNWCINNAPN from the coding sequence ATGAAACTCACTATTTTCACTTTAATATTTCTATTCAGCCCAATTTTATCAGCAAAAACTTATGGTGAATTAATTGTGTCGGAAATTGTAAGTATTTACGATGGAGACACGTTTAGAGTTAACCTTGATGGTGATATGCCCCGAATTTTTGGTGAAAACATAAGTATTCGTGTAGCTAATGTGGATACGCCAGAAATTCGTACTAAGTGTGTTAAAGAGAAAATCTTAGCTAGAAAAGCAAAGCAATTTTCGGTTCAAAAATTAAGAGAAGCTAAAGTAATAGTTTTAAAAAATGTTCAACGTGGTAAGTACTTTAGAATAGTAGCTGATGTGTATGTAGATGGTGTACTATTATCGAAACAATTACTTGATAATAACTTGGCTGTTCAATATGCTGGAAAAAAGAAAAAACATAATTGGTGTATAAATAATGCACCAAACTAA
- a CDS encoding AIPR family protein, which translates to MSLINDFKILQNRCIKYYELLAKEIPLDKPQESDSAKARFGFYLFMLENICNVKDVSEQIELITDLDFNRGLYGTGDDDWGVDAVYIDDDNKSINLFNFKYREKFHPTKSQAVNETILSAKFVNSITNEQTTGLSGKVKEKALEVIDCLNSSQIWEFKLYVVSNEVEPVAADHEHLGILRDAYGLEIIPIALPYISQMMSIRPTPINAKLVLDEDALMSYEEHQLSSSKSYITRLRSSEIVRVTCNDATFRDKYDIEDLSLLTNVKLDFGVLFDNVRGFVLRSKYNGNITTSLKEEPNKFFMYNNGITIVAKSIQVRSINGGKKFILELNDFQILNGGQTVRTIHNFNSEDTSIISDYLSKSEVLVRIFNTSNDEAIAVNKIAEYTNSQNAISSIDLKSLSSEQITLEQYLEDYGIIYSRKTGDIGKSDTKEYKHKIAMDKFGQILFATQGFPEKASNEKQHIFGKYYNQVFIDSFDITEAPDIIDKYFEVLSLYNLAKKNGITPLELKYYYTMYISKKRPQFDLKDIIGFLETVIDTYDAPSEMSIPRRMIQLKFKNYVDSKLDEIDD; encoded by the coding sequence ATGTCACTAATTAATGATTTTAAAATTTTACAAAATAGATGTATTAAATATTACGAACTATTAGCTAAAGAAATTCCGCTAGATAAGCCCCAAGAAAGCGATTCAGCAAAAGCTCGCTTCGGTTTTTACTTATTTATGTTAGAAAATATATGTAATGTTAAAGATGTTTCTGAACAGATAGAGTTAATTACTGATCTTGATTTTAATAGGGGTCTTTATGGTACAGGCGATGATGATTGGGGGGTCGATGCTGTTTATATAGATGATGATAATAAAAGCATAAACCTATTTAACTTTAAATATAGAGAAAAGTTTCACCCTACAAAGTCTCAAGCAGTGAATGAGACAATTTTGAGTGCGAAATTTGTAAATTCAATTACCAATGAGCAAACCACTGGACTATCAGGAAAAGTTAAAGAAAAAGCTCTAGAAGTTATAGATTGTTTAAATAGCAGTCAAATTTGGGAGTTTAAGCTATACGTTGTAAGTAATGAGGTAGAGCCTGTAGCAGCTGATCATGAACACTTAGGTATATTAAGAGATGCATATGGGCTTGAGATTATACCTATTGCTTTACCATATATATCCCAAATGATGTCGATTAGACCAACACCTATTAACGCTAAATTAGTCTTAGATGAAGATGCTCTAATGTCTTATGAAGAGCATCAACTATCCTCGTCGAAGTCATATATTACTAGATTACGTAGTAGTGAGATTGTTCGAGTTACATGTAATGATGCCACGTTTAGGGACAAGTACGACATTGAGGATTTATCATTATTAACGAATGTAAAATTAGACTTTGGAGTACTTTTTGATAATGTTAGAGGGTTTGTTCTACGGTCTAAGTATAATGGAAATATTACAACGTCATTGAAAGAAGAGCCAAATAAATTTTTCATGTATAACAATGGGATAACTATTGTAGCTAAGTCTATTCAAGTTAGATCTATTAATGGTGGCAAGAAATTTATACTTGAATTGAATGATTTTCAAATATTAAATGGAGGTCAAACTGTTAGAACTATTCATAATTTTAACTCTGAAGATACATCAATAATTAGTGACTATTTATCAAAAAGTGAAGTCCTTGTAAGAATATTTAATACAAGTAATGATGAAGCAATTGCAGTAAATAAGATTGCAGAATACACGAACAGTCAAAATGCGATTTCTAGTATTGATTTAAAGTCCTTAAGCTCAGAACAAATCACTTTAGAACAGTACCTTGAAGACTATGGTATTATTTACTCTAGAAAAACGGGTGATATTGGAAAATCTGATACTAAAGAATATAAACATAAAATTGCGATGGATAAATTTGGACAAATTTTATTTGCCACTCAAGGTTTTCCCGAAAAAGCTTCAAATGAGAAACAACACATCTTTGGCAAATATTATAATCAAGTCTTTATTGATTCGTTTGATATAACTGAAGCTCCAGATATTATTGATAAGTACTTTGAAGTTTTGAGTTTGTATAATTTAGCTAAGAAAAATGGCATAACGCCTTTAGAGCTTAAGTATTATTACACCATGTACATTAGTAAAAAGCGGCCTCAATTCGATTTAAAAGATATCATAGGCTTTTTAGAAACAGTTATTGATACGTATGATGCGCCTAGTGAAATGTCAATTCCGCGAAGAATGATTCAATTAAAATTTAAAAATTATGTTGATTCGAAGCTTGATGAAATTGATGATTAA
- a CDS encoding NADAR family protein: MNHANTRQYNSKNVASFKVTNEKWGELSNMCSGFPLVVNNTPIRSAEALYQACRFPSYPELQSKIIEQSSPMIAKKVTKPHIGNTRDDWMDVRILIMKWVLRVKLAQNWDVFSKILLSTNSIDIVEVSSKDDFWGAKPHGNNIYQGVNALGRLLMELRLQIRNHNKESFLYVKPLNIENFSLLGQKVELVSHADANKYKSTQKNLFDI, encoded by the coding sequence ATGAACCATGCCAATACTAGGCAGTATAACTCAAAAAATGTAGCCTCATTTAAAGTTACTAACGAAAAATGGGGGGAATTATCTAACATGTGTTCGGGCTTTCCCCTTGTTGTTAACAATACCCCAATAAGAAGCGCAGAAGCGCTGTATCAGGCTTGTAGATTTCCTAGCTATCCTGAGCTACAAAGTAAAATTATCGAACAAAGTAGTCCAATGATTGCCAAAAAGGTCACAAAACCTCATATAGGAAATACAAGAGATGATTGGATGGATGTTCGTATTCTTATCATGAAATGGGTTCTTAGAGTTAAGCTAGCTCAAAATTGGGATGTTTTTTCTAAGATATTACTTAGTACTAATAGTATTGATATTGTGGAGGTCTCATCTAAAGATGACTTTTGGGGTGCTAAACCACATGGAAATAATATATATCAAGGTGTGAATGCCCTAGGGCGCTTATTAATGGAATTGCGTTTACAAATTAGAAATCATAATAAAGAAAGTTTTTTATACGTTAAACCGTTAAATATAGAAAACTTCTCTTTATTAGGGCAAAAGGTCGAATTAGTTAGTCATGCTGACGCAAATAAATACAAGTCTACTCAAAAAAACTTATTTGATATCTAG
- the nudE gene encoding ADP compounds hydrolase NudE: MTQKKHPTPPQILSNNVVAKSRLFTVESLELKFSNNEERQYERIRGGGRGAVMIVPLSADNELLLVREYCAGTNDYQLGFPKGLIDPGETPEQAANRELKEEIGFGAEYFKPLRTVTMAPSYFNATMHILFAKQLYPQTLIGDEPEPLVVVKWPLTQWQSLLDQEDFTEARSVAALLLLDKYLASGAADE; the protein is encoded by the coding sequence ATGACACAGAAAAAGCACCCAACACCACCACAAATCCTCAGTAACAATGTTGTCGCTAAAAGCCGCCTGTTTACTGTGGAGTCTTTAGAGCTAAAGTTTTCTAATAACGAAGAGCGCCAGTATGAGCGAATTCGCGGCGGTGGCCGGGGAGCAGTGATGATTGTTCCGTTAAGTGCAGACAACGAATTACTACTTGTACGTGAATACTGTGCGGGCACAAACGATTACCAGTTAGGTTTTCCTAAAGGCTTAATCGATCCGGGCGAAACGCCAGAGCAAGCTGCTAACAGAGAGCTTAAAGAAGAAATTGGCTTTGGTGCTGAGTATTTTAAACCATTAAGAACAGTAACAATGGCGCCGAGTTACTTTAATGCCACTATGCATATTTTATTTGCTAAGCAATTATACCCACAAACCCTTATTGGCGACGAACCAGAGCCGCTTGTTGTTGTTAAGTGGCCATTAACTCAGTGGCAGTCATTATTAGACCAAGAAGATTTTACCGAAGCACGCAGTGTTGCAGCTTTGCTATTATTAGATAAGTATTTAGCGTCTGGAGCTGCCGATGAATAA
- a CDS encoding recombinase family protein translates to MKPTAFIYGRVSSDKQTIGTSIEIQTDLKKAKQIASEHGCELSELITVDEGVSGFSGSNLKTGKLKDLLEIVKRNDLIILRALDRFSRGSLYKVNSIFTDLLHKGVRFYTTMDNKLYGGESSNKVVDAIVSVIGFNSAFEESSKKAALNNDYILKRITQFNDGIRGLNNAPLHHGKSIPFHCQLVGEDKSKVVVKHPKNFDVAKEIIALALNGSGLHKIIRVVNEKHNISRTKQWLKDYLKSHTLYGNCILKVQDRTQKVIYDGFGETYPKKEYILNEYYPAVCTKNEWLGLQETRKRSIKLRSEGQKYYSLLSGRQRLYCSCGKPLTVIYGKNATQPIYYGCIDQISCRNMEQIYVLNRVVTDAVTGDVYKKDTDKNSKNREIESNKLNGEITELQESINNMLKLVEDHPLAYGDKFAPKIIESKKAIEKKQKLLDEVNGQKFISSRTIEERNMIPNEIRKIKDQLLNGTSEQNLENGNKIYKIIKRITLDKNGLISIEFESGEFKACYFPIQNKSKGRRMGSFLHIFNNIEDNLYAPMKEDPDFSLVTFTREELENKKHVIHIDKINPSLLTLFSHERTIMACDKAVSHINNYLKSYGYFILKSSFAINSGLSEKQWQKHKAYCIAFFEKRGMIHKIEFITKNNGRNSILIISDKKLRLKKINTILFLNIKNYKQLATPS, encoded by the coding sequence ATGAAACCAACAGCTTTCATCTATGGGCGCGTCAGCAGCGATAAGCAAACTATAGGTACATCTATTGAAATACAAACTGACCTCAAGAAAGCAAAGCAAATAGCATCTGAGCATGGTTGTGAATTATCAGAGTTAATAACTGTTGATGAAGGGGTCTCAGGCTTTTCTGGTAGTAACTTGAAAACAGGAAAATTAAAAGACTTATTAGAGATAGTTAAAAGAAATGACCTTATCATCTTAAGAGCGCTAGATAGATTTTCACGAGGCTCACTATATAAAGTAAATAGTATTTTCACCGATTTATTACATAAAGGTGTTCGGTTTTACACCACTATGGATAATAAATTATATGGTGGTGAGAGCAGCAATAAGGTCGTCGATGCAATAGTTAGCGTGATTGGGTTTAATAGTGCATTCGAGGAAAGCAGTAAAAAAGCAGCATTAAATAACGATTATATATTAAAGCGAATTACCCAATTCAATGATGGCATACGAGGCTTAAATAATGCTCCTTTACATCACGGAAAAAGCATCCCTTTTCACTGCCAGCTAGTAGGTGAAGATAAAAGTAAGGTAGTAGTAAAGCATCCTAAGAATTTTGATGTAGCAAAAGAGATTATCGCTCTTGCTTTAAACGGAAGCGGTCTTCACAAAATTATCAGAGTGGTTAATGAAAAGCATAATATTTCAAGAACAAAGCAATGGCTAAAAGACTATCTCAAGAGCCATACTCTTTACGGTAACTGTATTTTGAAGGTTCAAGATAGAACGCAAAAAGTTATATATGATGGCTTCGGAGAAACATACCCCAAGAAAGAATATATTTTGAATGAATATTATCCTGCGGTTTGCACAAAAAATGAATGGCTAGGCCTACAGGAAACTAGAAAGCGTTCCATTAAACTCAGATCTGAAGGTCAAAAATACTATAGCTTATTATCGGGAAGGCAACGGTTGTATTGCTCATGTGGCAAACCATTAACCGTCATATATGGGAAAAATGCCACACAACCAATATATTATGGTTGTATTGATCAAATATCATGTCGAAATATGGAGCAAATTTACGTTTTGAATCGTGTAGTTACTGACGCTGTAACAGGAGATGTTTATAAAAAAGACACAGATAAAAATTCAAAAAATCGTGAGATAGAATCAAACAAATTAAATGGTGAAATAACGGAGCTTCAGGAAAGCATAAATAATATGCTGAAACTTGTAGAGGATCACCCTCTAGCATACGGTGATAAGTTCGCTCCAAAAATAATAGAGTCAAAGAAGGCTATAGAAAAAAAACAAAAGTTATTAGATGAAGTTAATGGTCAGAAATTTATAAGTTCTCGAACAATCGAAGAACGGAATATGATTCCTAATGAAATTAGGAAGATAAAAGATCAGTTATTAAATGGTACAAGTGAGCAAAATCTAGAAAATGGAAACAAGATATATAAAATAATAAAACGAATTACCTTAGATAAGAATGGATTAATCAGCATTGAGTTTGAAAGCGGAGAATTTAAAGCATGCTATTTTCCTATTCAAAATAAATCTAAAGGAAGAAGAATGGGCAGTTTCCTGCACATTTTTAATAATATCGAAGATAATTTGTATGCCCCCATGAAAGAAGATCCTGACTTTTCATTAGTAACATTTACCAGAGAAGAACTAGAAAACAAAAAACATGTAATACATATAGATAAAATAAACCCTTCATTACTGACATTATTCAGCCACGAAAGAACTATTATGGCCTGTGACAAAGCAGTCAGCCATATAAATAATTATCTAAAAAGTTATGGATATTTTATTTTAAAAAGCTCATTCGCTATAAACAGTGGATTGTCTGAAAAACAATGGCAAAAGCATAAAGCGTACTGTATAGCTTTTTTTGAGAAGCGAGGAATGATACATAAAATTGAGTTCATTACGAAAAACAATGGACGAAATAGCATTTTGATTATTTCAGACAAAAAGCTCAGACTAAAAAAAATAAATACAATTTTATTTTTAAACATTAAGAATTATAAGCAACTTGCTACACCCTCTTAA
- a CDS encoding trimeric intracellular cation channel family protein → MTELYHWFDLIGIAVFAVSGTLLAYEKKMDGFGVVVLATVTAIGGGTVRDLILDVPVFWLHDQSYFFAILASVFVTTRLINKQKPIPHYILQTADAFGLAFFAVMGAQKAQLVGMPDMTAVIMAVITGCFGGLIRDVLAREIPMLLKGELYAITCIAGGTVYTLGISFSLVTEMAMVLGMLMTLLLRLAAIKWQITLHVFKYPD, encoded by the coding sequence ATGACAGAACTTTATCACTGGTTTGATTTAATAGGCATTGCGGTGTTTGCTGTGTCGGGCACTTTGCTAGCGTACGAAAAAAAAATGGATGGCTTTGGAGTCGTAGTTTTAGCGACGGTAACTGCTATTGGTGGTGGTACAGTGCGAGATCTAATTTTAGATGTTCCTGTGTTTTGGTTACACGATCAAAGTTACTTTTTTGCCATACTAGCTTCAGTATTTGTTACAACACGCCTTATAAATAAACAAAAGCCGATACCTCATTATATTTTACAAACAGCGGATGCGTTTGGTTTAGCTTTTTTTGCAGTAATGGGGGCGCAAAAAGCGCAGCTTGTTGGTATGCCCGATATGACAGCGGTAATTATGGCTGTAATTACAGGCTGCTTTGGTGGATTAATTCGAGACGTGCTTGCACGCGAGATCCCTATGCTATTAAAAGGTGAGCTTTACGCTATTACCTGTATAGCGGGTGGCACTGTTTATACGCTTGGCATTAGTTTTTCGTTAGTAACCGAAATGGCGATGGTATTAGGTATGTTAATGACCTTATTACTTCGTTTAGCTGCTATAAAATGGCAAATCACATTACACGTTTTTAAATATCCTGACTAA
- a CDS encoding hemolysin family protein produces the protein MTLLIVYMVVAIVISFLCSVMEAVLLSISPSYVASLRKDHPELAKQLEKLKNNIDQPLAAILTLNTVAHTAGAAGVGAQAAVVFSDAAVGIASAIMTFLVLILSEIIPKTLGANYWRALTPSVTYALRFLVILLKPFVWFAQKLTNLMGPKHDEAYYIRQEIEAMADIGTESGALHQDESEIIRNLLHFRHAKLCDLMTPRTVIFKIHKDLTVNQYLNDHGSSSFSRILVFDKDSDDIVGFVHKNDIMLAFHRLGTDYKISKLIKPIYTVPSSQNVSSLLQTLLTKRTHICLVVDEYGDVQGIVTLEDMIEALMGLEIVDERDQSTNMRAVARQRWHKRLASSAHIVSEEDKHTRGDN, from the coding sequence GTGACTTTACTGATAGTTTATATGGTAGTGGCGATTGTTATTTCGTTTTTATGTTCTGTGATGGAGGCTGTGTTATTAAGTATTTCGCCCAGCTATGTTGCATCACTTAGGAAAGATCATCCTGAGCTTGCTAAACAGCTCGAAAAACTTAAAAACAATATAGATCAGCCTTTAGCTGCTATTTTAACTTTAAATACGGTTGCCCATACTGCGGGTGCTGCTGGGGTAGGCGCACAGGCAGCTGTCGTGTTTTCCGATGCGGCTGTAGGTATTGCATCAGCCATTATGACATTCCTCGTATTAATTCTTTCTGAAATTATTCCTAAAACCTTGGGGGCTAATTACTGGCGAGCTCTAACGCCAAGTGTTACTTACGCTTTGAGGTTTTTAGTTATATTGCTAAAGCCTTTTGTATGGTTTGCACAAAAGCTAACAAATTTAATGGGGCCAAAGCACGATGAGGCATACTATATTCGTCAAGAGATAGAGGCAATGGCTGATATAGGTACGGAGTCGGGTGCATTACATCAGGATGAGTCCGAAATAATTCGTAATTTATTGCATTTTAGACATGCAAAATTATGCGACTTAATGACGCCTCGAACTGTAATTTTTAAAATCCACAAAGACTTAACAGTAAATCAGTATTTAAACGATCACGGCTCGTCGTCATTTTCTCGTATATTGGTATTTGATAAAGACAGCGACGATATTGTTGGGTTTGTGCATAAAAACGATATTATGCTGGCATTTCACCGTTTAGGTACCGATTACAAAATTAGCAAATTGATTAAGCCTATTTATACGGTGCCGAGTTCTCAAAATGTATCGTCGTTACTGCAAACTCTTTTAACAAAGCGCACGCATATATGCCTAGTTGTAGATGAGTACGGTGACGTGCAAGGTATTGTAACGCTAGAGGATATGATTGAAGCTTTAATGGGGCTAGAGATTGTAGATGAGCGTGACCAATCTACTAACATGCGCGCAGTAGCAAGGCAGCGTTGGCACAAACGTTTAGCAAGTAGTGCGCATATAGTTAGTGAAGAAGATAAACACACTCGGGGTGATAATTAG
- the cysQ gene encoding 3'(2'),5'-bisphosphate nucleotidase CysQ, protein MNKLIEPCIELAERAGDAIMAIYKKGDIGQQEKSDNTPVTKADLAANDVLVAGLKILAPDIPIMSEETPIPALADRQDWQRYWLLDPMDGTGEFILESGDFAVNIALIENNHPVLGVIHWPAKGVTYFATAKNGAFKRENSIDKQISVAPPENLTLAVSRRQKIEAVSQYLNSQFTTIAIGSCSLKACTVAEGKADCFLRIGPTGEWDTGASQVIVEEAGGCITDAEFNPLTYNQRESTENPDFIVMGHPDWEWQKMINPHQRLSAE, encoded by the coding sequence ATGAATAAATTAATCGAACCGTGTATTGAATTAGCTGAGCGTGCTGGCGATGCAATTATGGCCATTTATAAAAAAGGCGATATTGGCCAACAAGAGAAATCAGATAACACGCCTGTTACCAAAGCTGACTTAGCAGCAAATGACGTACTGGTTGCTGGATTAAAAATCTTAGCGCCCGATATCCCAATTATGTCGGAAGAAACACCTATACCAGCACTCGCCGACAGACAGGATTGGCAGCGTTATTGGTTACTCGATCCGATGGATGGTACAGGCGAGTTTATTTTAGAAAGTGGCGACTTTGCAGTAAACATTGCATTGATTGAAAATAATCATCCTGTGCTTGGCGTTATTCATTGGCCTGCAAAGGGTGTGACTTATTTTGCTACAGCTAAAAATGGTGCCTTTAAACGTGAAAACTCAATTGATAAGCAAATATCTGTAGCGCCACCAGAGAACTTGACGCTTGCAGTGAGTCGCCGCCAAAAAATAGAAGCGGTGAGTCAGTATTTAAATAGTCAGTTTACAACCATTGCTATTGGTTCGTGCTCATTAAAAGCTTGTACTGTTGCAGAGGGCAAAGCAGATTGTTTTTTAAGAATTGGTCCAACGGGAGAGTGGGATACAGGTGCTTCACAAGTTATTGTTGAAGAAGCTGGTGGGTGTATTACCGATGCAGAATTTAATCCGCTAACGTACAACCAACGCGAGAGTACTGAGAACCCTGACTTTATAGTGATGGGACATCCAGACTGGGAATGGCAAAAAATGATTAATCCGCATCAAAGGTTGAGTGCAGAATAG